A single window of Dermacentor albipictus isolate Rhodes 1998 colony chromosome 1, USDA_Dalb.pri_finalv2, whole genome shotgun sequence DNA harbors:
- the mRpS30 gene encoding large ribosomal subunit protein mL65: MATKILANRRILGCARNLRFTSHYPKLLNPDLESEYAYTEEPKYPPILDVSREATKRREREEWRDSIKAMPTVQQKLQTMAETGQQYCYVVNPDILYYNCLPAYQYATRTHLIEGLPDSYEKIDVEDAYARLKPYLVDAIATELEMYEMGGKFRAKSFESVKQSKVIASVLSVLLRGLAKDTPHLQTSQVDFTPRCDAFWEHGRYYPSQRRRFRNQETIHMKLQFKDKPDAQVRITEPLPAIVSLDDPLVCSQEVPDFPYHPSYMKFKWKKKYQTSLPGTWPLHECNFPLLTIRQRSVLTGHHSSPFKTPEEVQDATNAAAILAGFGWLNGVATQLGFTIYHDPTYPLVSHIVNTDGQHWTFAVYQLNTLRFHEDYYESNPLRNLCWSSGNLRLFEAYENGELKGIDDNVFKLLLRFMLRQPKVPEGVELRPYLGVDTRLEEERQEQLQYWMRTYDCRFVLREAIAKEVPMWVKIYKWHKDAPPSPHIKLK; the protein is encoded by the exons ATGGCGACCAAAATACTAGCGAACCGGCGCATTTTAGGATGCGCCCGAAATTTGCGGTTCACGAGTCACTATCCCAAGCTTCTTAACCCGGACTTAGAATCAGAGTACGCGTACACTGAAGAACCCAAGTACCCGCCGATCTTGGATGTTTCTAGAGAGGCCACCAAGAGGCGCGAGAGAGAAGAATGGCGAGACAGCATCAAGGCGATGCCCACTGTTCAGCAAAAACTGCAGACGATGGCCGAGACGGGCCAGCAGTACTGTTACGTGGTGAACCCGGATATCTTGTACTACAACTGCCTCCCTGCGTACCAGTACGCGACGCGCACGCACCTGATAGAAGGGCTGCCCGACTCTTACGAGAAAATAGACGTCGAGGACGCGTACGCGCGGCTCAAACCGTACCTCGTCGATGCCATCGCCACAGAGCTGGAGATGTACGAGATGGGCGGTAAATTCAGAGCTAAATCTTTCGAGTCAGTCAAGCAGAGTAAAGTTATCGCAAGCGTTTTGTCGGTGCTTCTGAGAGGCCTTGCCAAGGACACGCCTCACCTTCAGACCTCGCAG GTGGACTTCACACCACGTTGCGATGCCTTTTGGGAGCACGGCCGATACTACCCCAGCCAGAGGAGACGGTTCAGAAACCAGGAAACCATCCACATGAAATTGCAGTTCAAGGATAAACCTGATGCTCAAGTCAGAATTACAGAGCCACTTCCTGCT ATAGTGAGCCTGGATGATCCACTTGTATGCAGCCAAGAAGTTCCAGATTTTCCCTACCATCCATCTTATATGAAGTTCAAGTGGAAAAAAAAGTATCAGACTAGTTTGCCTG GTACTTGGCCACTCCACGAGTGCAATTTTCCTTTGCTCACCATACGGCAACGCAGCGTGCTGACTGGCCACCACAGCTCTCCATTCAAAACACCTGAAGAGGTACAGGATGCGACGAATGCTGCAGCCATACTGGCAGGCTTTGGCTGGCTGAATGGAGTGGCAACACAGCTGG GATTCACAATATATCATGACCCAACCTATCCCCTGGTCAGCCACATAGTCAACACAGATGGGCAGCACTGGACATTTGCAGTCTACCAACTAAACACACTTCGTTTCCATGAGGACTACTACGAAAGCAATCCACTTCGCAACCTCTGCTGGTCATCCGGAAATCTTCGCCTCTTTGAAGCTTACGAAAATGGAGAACTGAAAGGTATAGACGACAACGTGTTCAAGCTCCTGCTTCGGTTCATGCTCCGCCAACCCAAGGTGCCTGAAGGGGTTGAGCTTCGTCCATATCTGGGTGTGGACACCCGTCTTGAAGAAGAGAGGCAAGAACAACTTCAGTACTGGATGAGGACCTATGACTGCCGCTTTGTGCTGAGAGAGGCTATTGCTAAAGAAGTGCCGATGTGGGTCAAGATCTACAAGTGGCACAAAGACGCTCCACCCTCACCTCACATCAAGCTGAAGTAA